A region of Vespula vulgaris chromosome 1, iyVesVulg1.1, whole genome shotgun sequence DNA encodes the following proteins:
- the LOC127068910 gene encoding zinc finger protein 805-like isoform X4 gives MSWEVCCRNMCRACMKIDGVLLPMYDDDTISSKNLPEKLTELTSIQIDRHDGLPHMLCAKCAYRTVAFYDFKLQVQATEEKLRKMFDTQIEDIKEEIEENGNEQDSIMLSKESAEKVFDSSEMVPVNYASSINDQLNKEIKVNKDEMEQSLEIISFMDLNQNNGTDKIQDHLNKIINVDQQGKLCSIKSGLVNQYCSTLSSHDLNCTVVYIGDTIMESIKSEDHNPCKPKDENISIKASSCKENFEKPRTNDEFLDTVYISDNTELKSTKTLNIENETWQLVSTDKSVIIEQEDKMKLNDQQNCNTTENVDLRESDDTDSDYFIDPKDNILGSLNDTITRIKEIKTENNTIQYQCTLCLQNYDKLTGVLLHTIDNHIPSSGPFFCVVCEKDCDSHRELRTHVKTHTGQFPYSCFICNKAYTLKRYLKRHMVCHTDFPRHRCPKCGVRFKTKLELENHIVTHVHGAPYACSQCPRMFNHKGNYKRHLITHLDPQGLHLPKYPCTVCGKRFLNNRTLETHMRVHTGEKPFKCNVCSRRFSQQGNLLNHLRIHSNPRSYTCEVCGKRFNQRATLKDHSLIHTGEKPYICNVCGIAFTFSAALRRHMWTHASGKPFGCEICNARFVGKYDLRRHMKIHSDRPRTKQKKNGGKNSNTEEESREDITTVEEVDTETVLIEQVLLNQDVTQVIPQEEAEKENVDALLNLIQYG, from the exons atgaGCTGGGAAGTTTGCTGCAGGAATATGTGTCGTGCGTGCATGAAAATTGATGGTGTACTTTTGCCAATGTATGATGACGACACGATAAGTAGCAAGAATTTACCTGAAAAACTTACTGAACTTACCTCGATTCAG aTTGATAGACATGATGGATTACCACATATGCTTTGCGCCAAATGTGCTTATCGGACTGTTgcattttatgattttaaattACAAGTACAAGCGACTGAGGAAAAACTTAGAAAGATGTTTGATACGCAAATAGAGGATATTAAG gaagaaattgaagaaaatggaaatgaaCAAGATTCCATAATGTTAAGCAAAGAATCAGCAGAAAAGGTATTTGATTCTTCTGAAATGGTTCCTGTTAATTATGCAAGTTCTATTAATGATCAATTAAACAAGGAGATTAAAGTAAACAAAGATGAAATGGAACAatcattagaaataatatcgtttatggATTTGAATCAGAATAATGGAACAGATAAGATTCAAGATCATTTAAATAAGATCATCAATGTTGATCAGCAAGGTAAATTATGTAGTATTAAAAGTGGATTAGTCAATCAATATTGTAGTACTCTTAGTTCACACGATTTAAATTGTACAGTAGTGTATATAGGGGACACAATAATGGAATCTATCAAATCAGAAGATCATAATCCTTGCAAGccaaaagatgaaaatattagTATTAAAGCATCATCTTGTAAAGAGAATTTTGAAAAACCTAGAACAAATGATGAATTTTTAGATACAGTATATATATCTGATAATACAGAATTAAAGAGTACTAAGACTTTaaacattgaaaatgaaaCTTGGCAATTGGTATCAACAGATAAATCGGTCATAATAGAGCAGGAAGATAAAATGAAGCTTAACGACCAACAAAATTGTAATACAACAGAGAATGTGGACTTAAGAGAAAGCGATGATACTGATTCAGATTACTTCATTGATcctaaagataatattttaggAAGTTTAAATGATACAATAACTAggatcaaagaaataaaaactgaGAATAATACTATACAATATCAGTGTACTTTATGTTTGCAGAACTATGATAAACTTACAGGTGTTTTACTTCATACTATTGATAATCATATTCCAAGTAGTGGTCCATTTTTTTGTGTTGTTTGTGAGAAGGATTGTGATAGTCACAGAGAATTAAGAACTCATGTAAAAACACATACAGGACAATTTCCATATTCgtgttttatatgtaataaagcGTATAccttaaaaagatatttaaagcGACACATGGTTTGTCATACCGATTTTCCAAGACATCGTTGCCCAAAATGTGGAGTaagatttaaaacaaaattagaattagaaaatcACATTGTAACACATGTACATGGAGCACCATATGCGTGTAGTCAATGTCCACGTATGTTCAACCATAAAGGTAATTACAAAAGACACTTAATTACACATTTGGATCCCCAAGGTCTTCATTTACCAAAATACCCATGTACAGTTTGCGGTAAACGATTCTTGAATAATCGTACTCTTGAAACTCATATGCGTGTTCATACGGGAGAAAAACCATTTAAATGTAATGTATGTAGTAGGCGTTTTTCACAACAAGGGAATCTTCTGAACCATTTACGAATTCATTCGAATCCCAGAAGTTATACGTGTGAAGTTTGTGGGAAGAGATTTAATCAGAGAGCTACATTAAAAGATCATAGTCTTATACATACAGGAGAAAAACCTTACATTTGTAACGTCTGTGGAATTGCATTTACATTTAGTGCAGCATTAAGACGTCACATGTGGACTCATGCTAGTGGCAAACCTTTTGGTTGTGAAATTTGCAATGCACGTTTTGTAGGGAAGTATGATTTGAGACGTCATATGAAAATTCATAGCGACAGACcaagaacgaaacaaaaaaagaatgggGGAAAAAATAGTAACACAGAAGAAGAATCAAGAGAAGATATTACAACTGTAGAAGAAGTAGATACAGAAACTGTTCTCATAGAACAAGTTCTTTTAAATCAAGATGTTACACAAGTTATTCCacaagaagaagcagaaaaagagaatgtagATGCTCTTTTGAATCTTATACAGTAtggttaa
- the LOC127068910 gene encoding zinc finger protein 660-like isoform X3 → MSWEVCCRNMCRACMKIDGVLLPMYDDDTISSKNLPEKLTELTSIQIDRHDGLPHMLCAKCAYRTVAFYDFKLQVQATEEKLRKMFDTQIEDIKEEIEENGNEQDSIMLSKESAEKVFDSSEMVPVNYASSINDQLNKEIKVNKDEMEQSLEIISFMDLNQNNGTDKIQDHLNKIINVDQQDKSVIIEQEDKMKLNDQQNCNTTENVDLRESDDTDSDYFIDPKDNILGSLNDTITRIKEIKTENNTIQYQCTLCLQNYDKLTGVLLHTIDNHIPSSGPFFCVVCEKDCDSHRELRTHVKTHTGQFPYSCFICNKAYTLKRYLKRHMVCHTDFPRHRCPKCGVRFKTKLELENHIVTHVHGAPYACSQCPRMFNHKGNYKRHLITHLDPQGLHLPKYPCTVCGKRFLNNRTLETHMRVHTGEKPFKCNVCSRRFSQQGNLLNHLRIHSNPRSYTCEVCGKRFNQRATLKDHSLIHTGEKPYICNVCGIAFTFSAALRRHMWTHASGKPFGCEICNARFVGKYDLRRHMKIHSDRPRTKQKKNGGKNSNTEEESREDITTVEEVDTETVLIEQVLLNQDVTQVIPQEEAEKENVDALLNLIQYG, encoded by the exons atgaGCTGGGAAGTTTGCTGCAGGAATATGTGTCGTGCGTGCATGAAAATTGATGGTGTACTTTTGCCAATGTATGATGACGACACGATAAGTAGCAAGAATTTACCTGAAAAACTTACTGAACTTACCTCGATTCAG aTTGATAGACATGATGGATTACCACATATGCTTTGCGCCAAATGTGCTTATCGGACTGTTgcattttatgattttaaattACAAGTACAAGCGACTGAGGAAAAACTTAGAAAGATGTTTGATACGCAAATAGAGGATATTAAG gaagaaattgaagaaaatggaaatgaaCAAGATTCCATAATGTTAAGCAAAGAATCAGCAGAAAAGGTATTTGATTCTTCTGAAATGGTTCCTGTTAATTATGCAAGTTCTATTAATGATCAATTAAACAAGGAGATTAAAGTAAACAAAGATGAAATGGAACAatcattagaaataatatcgtttatggATTTGAATCAGAATAATGGAACAGATAAGATTCAAGATCATTTAAATAAGATCATCAATGTTGATCAGCAAG ATAAATCGGTCATAATAGAGCAGGAAGATAAAATGAAGCTTAACGACCAACAAAATTGTAATACAACAGAGAATGTGGACTTAAGAGAAAGCGATGATACTGATTCAGATTACTTCATTGATcctaaagataatattttaggAAGTTTAAATGATACAATAACTAggatcaaagaaataaaaactgaGAATAATACTATACAATATCAGTGTACTTTATGTTTGCAGAACTATGATAAACTTACAGGTGTTTTACTTCATACTATTGATAATCATATTCCAAGTAGTGGTCCATTTTTTTGTGTTGTTTGTGAGAAGGATTGTGATAGTCACAGAGAATTAAGAACTCATGTAAAAACACATACAGGACAATTTCCATATTCgtgttttatatgtaataaagcGTATAccttaaaaagatatttaaagcGACACATGGTTTGTCATACCGATTTTCCAAGACATCGTTGCCCAAAATGTGGAGTaagatttaaaacaaaattagaattagaaaatcACATTGTAACACATGTACATGGAGCACCATATGCGTGTAGTCAATGTCCACGTATGTTCAACCATAAAGGTAATTACAAAAGACACTTAATTACACATTTGGATCCCCAAGGTCTTCATTTACCAAAATACCCATGTACAGTTTGCGGTAAACGATTCTTGAATAATCGTACTCTTGAAACTCATATGCGTGTTCATACGGGAGAAAAACCATTTAAATGTAATGTATGTAGTAGGCGTTTTTCACAACAAGGGAATCTTCTGAACCATTTACGAATTCATTCGAATCCCAGAAGTTATACGTGTGAAGTTTGTGGGAAGAGATTTAATCAGAGAGCTACATTAAAAGATCATAGTCTTATACATACAGGAGAAAAACCTTACATTTGTAACGTCTGTGGAATTGCATTTACATTTAGTGCAGCATTAAGACGTCACATGTGGACTCATGCTAGTGGCAAACCTTTTGGTTGTGAAATTTGCAATGCACGTTTTGTAGGGAAGTATGATTTGAGACGTCATATGAAAATTCATAGCGACAGACcaagaacgaaacaaaaaaagaatgggGGAAAAAATAGTAACACAGAAGAAGAATCAAGAGAAGATATTACAACTGTAGAAGAAGTAGATACAGAAACTGTTCTCATAGAACAAGTTCTTTTAAATCAAGATGTTACACAAGTTATTCCacaagaagaagcagaaaaagagaatgtagATGCTCTTTTGAATCTTATACAGTAtggttaa
- the LOC127068910 gene encoding zinc finger protein 480-like isoform X1 — protein MSWEVCCRNMCRACMKIDGVLLPMYDDDTISSKNLPEKLTELTSIQIDRHDGLPHMLCAKCAYRTVAFYDFKLQVQATEEKLRKMFDTQIEDIKEEIEENGNEQDSIMLSKESAEKVFDSSEMVPVNYASSINDQLNKEIKVNKDEMEQSLEIISFMDLNQNNGTDKIQDHLNKIINVDQQVVYIGDTIMESIKSEDHNPCKPKDENISIKASSCKENFEKPRTNDEFLDTVYISDNTELKSTKTLNIENETWQLVSTDKSVIIEQEDKMKLNDQQNCNTTENVDLRESDDTDSDYFIDPKDNILGSLNDTITRIKEIKTENNTIQYQCTLCLQNYDKLTGVLLHTIDNHIPSSGPFFCVVCEKDCDSHRELRTHVKTHTGQFPYSCFICNKAYTLKRYLKRHMVCHTDFPRHRCPKCGVRFKTKLELENHIVTHVHGAPYACSQCPRMFNHKGNYKRHLITHLDPQGLHLPKYPCTVCGKRFLNNRTLETHMRVHTGEKPFKCNVCSRRFSQQGNLLNHLRIHSNPRSYTCEVCGKRFNQRATLKDHSLIHTGEKPYICNVCGIAFTFSAALRRHMWTHASGKPFGCEICNARFVGKYDLRRHMKIHSDRPRTKQKKNGGKNSNTEEESREDITTVEEVDTETVLIEQVLLNQDVTQVIPQEEAEKENVDALLNLIQYG, from the exons atgaGCTGGGAAGTTTGCTGCAGGAATATGTGTCGTGCGTGCATGAAAATTGATGGTGTACTTTTGCCAATGTATGATGACGACACGATAAGTAGCAAGAATTTACCTGAAAAACTTACTGAACTTACCTCGATTCAG aTTGATAGACATGATGGATTACCACATATGCTTTGCGCCAAATGTGCTTATCGGACTGTTgcattttatgattttaaattACAAGTACAAGCGACTGAGGAAAAACTTAGAAAGATGTTTGATACGCAAATAGAGGATATTAAG gaagaaattgaagaaaatggaaatgaaCAAGATTCCATAATGTTAAGCAAAGAATCAGCAGAAAAGGTATTTGATTCTTCTGAAATGGTTCCTGTTAATTATGCAAGTTCTATTAATGATCAATTAAACAAGGAGATTAAAGTAAACAAAGATGAAATGGAACAatcattagaaataatatcgtttatggATTTGAATCAGAATAATGGAACAGATAAGATTCAAGATCATTTAAATAAGATCATCAATGTTGATCAGCAAG TAGTGTATATAGGGGACACAATAATGGAATCTATCAAATCAGAAGATCATAATCCTTGCAAGccaaaagatgaaaatattagTATTAAAGCATCATCTTGTAAAGAGAATTTTGAAAAACCTAGAACAAATGATGAATTTTTAGATACAGTATATATATCTGATAATACAGAATTAAAGAGTACTAAGACTTTaaacattgaaaatgaaaCTTGGCAATTGGTATCAACAGATAAATCGGTCATAATAGAGCAGGAAGATAAAATGAAGCTTAACGACCAACAAAATTGTAATACAACAGAGAATGTGGACTTAAGAGAAAGCGATGATACTGATTCAGATTACTTCATTGATcctaaagataatattttaggAAGTTTAAATGATACAATAACTAggatcaaagaaataaaaactgaGAATAATACTATACAATATCAGTGTACTTTATGTTTGCAGAACTATGATAAACTTACAGGTGTTTTACTTCATACTATTGATAATCATATTCCAAGTAGTGGTCCATTTTTTTGTGTTGTTTGTGAGAAGGATTGTGATAGTCACAGAGAATTAAGAACTCATGTAAAAACACATACAGGACAATTTCCATATTCgtgttttatatgtaataaagcGTATAccttaaaaagatatttaaagcGACACATGGTTTGTCATACCGATTTTCCAAGACATCGTTGCCCAAAATGTGGAGTaagatttaaaacaaaattagaattagaaaatcACATTGTAACACATGTACATGGAGCACCATATGCGTGTAGTCAATGTCCACGTATGTTCAACCATAAAGGTAATTACAAAAGACACTTAATTACACATTTGGATCCCCAAGGTCTTCATTTACCAAAATACCCATGTACAGTTTGCGGTAAACGATTCTTGAATAATCGTACTCTTGAAACTCATATGCGTGTTCATACGGGAGAAAAACCATTTAAATGTAATGTATGTAGTAGGCGTTTTTCACAACAAGGGAATCTTCTGAACCATTTACGAATTCATTCGAATCCCAGAAGTTATACGTGTGAAGTTTGTGGGAAGAGATTTAATCAGAGAGCTACATTAAAAGATCATAGTCTTATACATACAGGAGAAAAACCTTACATTTGTAACGTCTGTGGAATTGCATTTACATTTAGTGCAGCATTAAGACGTCACATGTGGACTCATGCTAGTGGCAAACCTTTTGGTTGTGAAATTTGCAATGCACGTTTTGTAGGGAAGTATGATTTGAGACGTCATATGAAAATTCATAGCGACAGACcaagaacgaaacaaaaaaagaatgggGGAAAAAATAGTAACACAGAAGAAGAATCAAGAGAAGATATTACAACTGTAGAAGAAGTAGATACAGAAACTGTTCTCATAGAACAAGTTCTTTTAAATCAAGATGTTACACAAGTTATTCCacaagaagaagcagaaaaagagaatgtagATGCTCTTTTGAATCTTATACAGTAtggttaa
- the LOC127068910 gene encoding zinc finger protein 480-like isoform X2 — MSWEVCCRNMCRACMKIDGVLLPMYDDDTISSKNLPEKLTELTSIQIDRHDGLPHMLCAKCAYRTVAFYDFKLQVQATEEKLRKMFDTQIEDIKEEIEENGNEQDSIMLSKESAEKVFDSSEMVPVNYASSINDQLNKEIKVNKDEMEQSLEIISFMDLNQNNGTDKIQDHLNKIINVDQQVYIGDTIMESIKSEDHNPCKPKDENISIKASSCKENFEKPRTNDEFLDTVYISDNTELKSTKTLNIENETWQLVSTDKSVIIEQEDKMKLNDQQNCNTTENVDLRESDDTDSDYFIDPKDNILGSLNDTITRIKEIKTENNTIQYQCTLCLQNYDKLTGVLLHTIDNHIPSSGPFFCVVCEKDCDSHRELRTHVKTHTGQFPYSCFICNKAYTLKRYLKRHMVCHTDFPRHRCPKCGVRFKTKLELENHIVTHVHGAPYACSQCPRMFNHKGNYKRHLITHLDPQGLHLPKYPCTVCGKRFLNNRTLETHMRVHTGEKPFKCNVCSRRFSQQGNLLNHLRIHSNPRSYTCEVCGKRFNQRATLKDHSLIHTGEKPYICNVCGIAFTFSAALRRHMWTHASGKPFGCEICNARFVGKYDLRRHMKIHSDRPRTKQKKNGGKNSNTEEESREDITTVEEVDTETVLIEQVLLNQDVTQVIPQEEAEKENVDALLNLIQYG, encoded by the exons atgaGCTGGGAAGTTTGCTGCAGGAATATGTGTCGTGCGTGCATGAAAATTGATGGTGTACTTTTGCCAATGTATGATGACGACACGATAAGTAGCAAGAATTTACCTGAAAAACTTACTGAACTTACCTCGATTCAG aTTGATAGACATGATGGATTACCACATATGCTTTGCGCCAAATGTGCTTATCGGACTGTTgcattttatgattttaaattACAAGTACAAGCGACTGAGGAAAAACTTAGAAAGATGTTTGATACGCAAATAGAGGATATTAAG gaagaaattgaagaaaatggaaatgaaCAAGATTCCATAATGTTAAGCAAAGAATCAGCAGAAAAGGTATTTGATTCTTCTGAAATGGTTCCTGTTAATTATGCAAGTTCTATTAATGATCAATTAAACAAGGAGATTAAAGTAAACAAAGATGAAATGGAACAatcattagaaataatatcgtttatggATTTGAATCAGAATAATGGAACAGATAAGATTCAAGATCATTTAAATAAGATCATCAATGTTGATCAGCAAG TGTATATAGGGGACACAATAATGGAATCTATCAAATCAGAAGATCATAATCCTTGCAAGccaaaagatgaaaatattagTATTAAAGCATCATCTTGTAAAGAGAATTTTGAAAAACCTAGAACAAATGATGAATTTTTAGATACAGTATATATATCTGATAATACAGAATTAAAGAGTACTAAGACTTTaaacattgaaaatgaaaCTTGGCAATTGGTATCAACAGATAAATCGGTCATAATAGAGCAGGAAGATAAAATGAAGCTTAACGACCAACAAAATTGTAATACAACAGAGAATGTGGACTTAAGAGAAAGCGATGATACTGATTCAGATTACTTCATTGATcctaaagataatattttaggAAGTTTAAATGATACAATAACTAggatcaaagaaataaaaactgaGAATAATACTATACAATATCAGTGTACTTTATGTTTGCAGAACTATGATAAACTTACAGGTGTTTTACTTCATACTATTGATAATCATATTCCAAGTAGTGGTCCATTTTTTTGTGTTGTTTGTGAGAAGGATTGTGATAGTCACAGAGAATTAAGAACTCATGTAAAAACACATACAGGACAATTTCCATATTCgtgttttatatgtaataaagcGTATAccttaaaaagatatttaaagcGACACATGGTTTGTCATACCGATTTTCCAAGACATCGTTGCCCAAAATGTGGAGTaagatttaaaacaaaattagaattagaaaatcACATTGTAACACATGTACATGGAGCACCATATGCGTGTAGTCAATGTCCACGTATGTTCAACCATAAAGGTAATTACAAAAGACACTTAATTACACATTTGGATCCCCAAGGTCTTCATTTACCAAAATACCCATGTACAGTTTGCGGTAAACGATTCTTGAATAATCGTACTCTTGAAACTCATATGCGTGTTCATACGGGAGAAAAACCATTTAAATGTAATGTATGTAGTAGGCGTTTTTCACAACAAGGGAATCTTCTGAACCATTTACGAATTCATTCGAATCCCAGAAGTTATACGTGTGAAGTTTGTGGGAAGAGATTTAATCAGAGAGCTACATTAAAAGATCATAGTCTTATACATACAGGAGAAAAACCTTACATTTGTAACGTCTGTGGAATTGCATTTACATTTAGTGCAGCATTAAGACGTCACATGTGGACTCATGCTAGTGGCAAACCTTTTGGTTGTGAAATTTGCAATGCACGTTTTGTAGGGAAGTATGATTTGAGACGTCATATGAAAATTCATAGCGACAGACcaagaacgaaacaaaaaaagaatgggGGAAAAAATAGTAACACAGAAGAAGAATCAAGAGAAGATATTACAACTGTAGAAGAAGTAGATACAGAAACTGTTCTCATAGAACAAGTTCTTTTAAATCAAGATGTTACACAAGTTATTCCacaagaagaagcagaaaaagagaatgtagATGCTCTTTTGAATCTTATACAGTAtggttaa